A region from the Bacilli bacterium genome encodes:
- the ispE gene encoding 4-(cytidine 5'-diphospho)-2-C-methyl-D-erythritol kinase yields the protein MIVYEKAPAKINLSLDILGKRADGYHEVEMVMASIDLFDRLELAELTEDRIVVSSQAGFIPLDERNLAYQAADLMKREFNIKQGVKIHIDKRIPVAAGLAGGSSDAAATLRGLNRLWKLDIPLTQLAELSATLGSDVPYCVTGGTAVARGRGEALEKLPSPPACWVVLARPPLTVSTADIYEQYRVGEGDQPRFTKGVVQAVYARDFHQLCHSLGNHLESVTLRLYPQVNKIKRTILQMGADGALMSGSGPAVFALANRESKAKRMMRGLRGFCRDVYMVRLLV from the coding sequence ATGATCGTTTATGAAAAAGCGCCGGCAAAGATTAATTTGTCGCTCGACATTTTGGGCAAACGGGCAGACGGTTATCATGAAGTGGAAATGGTCATGGCCAGCATCGATTTGTTTGACCGTCTCGAATTGGCGGAACTTACGGAAGATCGGATTGTCGTTTCCAGCCAGGCGGGCTTTATTCCCCTGGACGAGCGGAATTTGGCCTATCAAGCGGCTGACCTGATGAAGCGCGAGTTCAACATCAAACAAGGCGTGAAAATTCATATCGATAAACGGATTCCGGTTGCCGCCGGGCTTGCCGGGGGCAGCAGCGACGCCGCGGCGACGCTGCGCGGCCTGAACAGATTGTGGAAGCTTGATATTCCGCTCACACAATTGGCGGAACTTTCGGCAACGCTCGGTTCGGATGTGCCATATTGCGTTACCGGCGGCACCGCGGTGGCCAGAGGCAGAGGGGAGGCGCTGGAAAAGCTCCCGTCGCCGCCCGCCTGTTGGGTTGTATTGGCCAGGCCGCCGCTGACCGTATCGACAGCGGACATATATGAGCAATATCGCGTCGGGGAAGGCGATCAGCCGCGTTTTACAAAAGGCGTCGTGCAAGCGGTTTACGCCAGGGACTTTCATCAATTATGCCATTCCCTCGGCAACCATTTGGAGAGTGTCACGCTGCGTTTATATCCGCAAGTAAACAAGATCAAGCGGACGATTTTGCAAATGGGCGCCGACGGGGCGCTCATGTCGGGCAGCGGGCCCGCCGTGTTTGCGCTGGCGAACCGGGAGTCGAAAGCGAAACGCATGATGCGCGGCCTGCGCGGTTTTTGCCGGGATGTGTACATGGTCAGATTATTGGTATGA
- a CDS encoding Veg family protein: MAKNALIEIKRSLDAHVGRRIMLKANGGRRKTIERTGILEETYPSVFIVKLDQEQHSFKRVSYSYADILTESVEVTVCHDDGQVRISYAPV, translated from the coding sequence ATGGCAAAAAATGCGCTTATTGAAATCAAACGCAGTTTAGATGCCCATGTCGGGCGAAGAATCATGCTGAAAGCAAACGGTGGAAGACGAAAAACCATCGAAAGAACCGGCATCCTGGAAGAAACCTACCCTTCTGTTTTCATTGTAAAGCTGGATCAGGAACAACATTCGTTCAAACGAGTTTCTTACAGCTATGCGGACATATTGACGGAATCGGTTGAAGTGACCGTTTGTCATGATGACGGACAAGTCCGCATTTCATATGCTCCCGTATAA
- a CDS encoding small, acid-soluble spore protein, alpha/beta type — translation MGRRGRGRSVMSEELKTELAKDLGFYDTVRRNGWGGITTKDAGNMVKKAIQMAEETLAKPNGNDRRN, via the coding sequence ATGGGGCGCAGAGGCAGAGGCCGCAGCGTCATGTCGGAGGAACTGAAAACGGAATTGGCCAAAGACCTCGGGTTTTACGACACCGTTCGTCGGAACGGTTGGGGCGGCATCACCACGAAGGACGCGGGCAATATGGTGAAGAAAGCAATCCAGATGGCCGAAGAGACACTCGCCAAACCGAACGGCAACGATCGGCGGAATTAA